In one Palaemon carinicauda isolate YSFRI2023 chromosome 25, ASM3689809v2, whole genome shotgun sequence genomic region, the following are encoded:
- the LOC137619067 gene encoding uncharacterized protein has protein sequence MAESQRKDPKYQACRRFCTSFRWEDVTLDDSTTTLLCDINTGKPGPWIPSLMRQYEFDFIHGLSHPSCRPTAQLLKTKFLWQGITKDAKDWVCACASSQTSKVYRYTDLPMGTFHQPQGCFASIHVYDVGPLLTSRGYCYMFTVINRSTRWPEAIPMETEASMSCTFALLSGWMARFGIPEHINYDRGTIFTSQL, from the coding sequence ATGGCAGaatcccaacgaaaagatccaaaatatcaagcatgtaggagaTTCTGCACATCCTTCCGTTGGGAGGACGTCACTCTCGACGACTCCACCACTACgctcctctgtgacatcaatacTGGTAAACCTGGGCCATGGATACCTTCTCTCATGCGCCAATATGAGttcgatttcattcatggcctttcacatccctcgtgccgtcctACTGCACAGCTATTAAAGACAAAGTTCCTTTGgcaaggcattactaaggatgctaaggattgggtatgtGCCTGTGCTTCATcccaaacctcaaaagtatataGATACACGGATTTACCaatgggcacctttcatcaacctcaagGGTGCTTTGCCAGCATTCACGTCTATGATGTAGGTCCCCTTCTGACATCTCGAGGATATTGTTACATGTTTactgtcatcaaccgctccacacgttggcctgaagccattcccatggaaactgaagcGTCCAtgtcatgtacatttgccttactctcaggatggatggcaagatttggtatccctgagcatattaattacgataggggtaccattttcacctctcaattgtga